A single window of Gossypium arboreum isolate Shixiya-1 chromosome 13, ASM2569848v2, whole genome shotgun sequence DNA harbors:
- the LOC108463925 gene encoding superoxide dismutase [Fe] 3, chloroplastic — MACQLLLTDFTLPLKSLKLSHSGQRLKGRSIGSQKVSATVAYYGLKTPPYNLDDLEPYMSKRALEVHWGVHHRDFVDNLNKQLGKSDILYGYTMDELVKATYNNGNPLPEFNNAAEVWNHDFFWESMQPGGGDMPNLGLLEQIEKDFGSFTNFREMFVEAALSLFGSGWVWLVLKRQEKRLAVIKTSNSINPIVWDDIPILNLDMWEHAYYLDYKNDKARYVSTFMNHLVSWNAAMIRMARAEAFVNLGEPKIPIA, encoded by the exons ATGGCTTGTCAGCTCCTGCTAACCGACTTCACTCTCCCTCTCAAAAGCCTCAAGCTTTCTCACTCG GGTCAGCGGCTAAAAGGAAGGTCCATTGGCTCACAAAAAGTTTCCGCGACTGTTGCTTACTATGGCCTAAAGACCCCTCCTTATAACCTT GATGATTTAGAACCATATATGAGTAAGAGGGCATTGGAAGTGCATTGGGGTGTGCATCATCGTGATTTTGTGGATAACCTGAATAAACAGCTTGGGAAAAGTGATATACTGTATGGCTACACCATGGATGAACTTGTCAAAGCAACATACAACAATGGGAACCCCTTACCTGAGTTCAACAATGCAGCAGAG GTGTGGAACCATGACTTCTTTTGGGAGTCAATGCAACCTGGAGGTGGGGACATGCCCAACCTTGGTTTACTTGAGCAGATTGAAAAGGATTTTGGGTCATTCACAAACTTTAGAGAGATGTTTGTGGAAGCAGCTCTTTCACTTTTTGGCTCTGGCTGGGTTTGGCTCGTTT TGAAGAGGCAAGAAAAACGGCTTGCAGTAATAAAAACGTCGAATTCAATCAATCCGATTGTGTGGGATGACATT CCTATCCTTAATTTGGATATGTGGGAG CATGCTTATTATTTGGACTACAAG AACGACAAAGCGAGATACGTAAGCACATTTATGAACCACCTTGTGTCTTGGAACGCTGCAATGATACGCATGGCACGAGCAGAGGCATTTGTGAATTTAGGCGAGCCTAAAATTCCCATCGCTTGA